Proteins encoded in a region of the Rutidosis leptorrhynchoides isolate AG116_Rl617_1_P2 chromosome 9, CSIRO_AGI_Rlap_v1, whole genome shotgun sequence genome:
- the LOC139865984 gene encoding protein MICRORCHIDIA 2-like: MSRFNVVNLDSDDEGGDQPEVQNTVAADDRKLENRSFWKAGSFDIGPTKWTPNQGELEHARVHPKFLHSNATSHKWAFGAIAELLDNAVDEINNGATFVKVDRIFSKRDNSPALIFLDDGGGMDPDGIRKCMSLGYSTKKTNNTIGQYGNGFKTSTMRLGADVIVFSRAYHKGKATQSVGLLSYTFLRRTGQDDVIVPMIDFDISKNWAEPILYGTQEDWSINLNTILEWSPFSSKEDLIQQFEDIGSHGTKIIIYNLWLNDEGVYELNFDEDEEDIKLRDETARTAKLNKKTVDKQSHISYRLLHSLRAYASMLYLRKFTNFKIFLRGKPIEQFSMIDDLKYRQVVTYRPQVSSLNEAVAETTLGFIKEAPSLSVNGFNVYHKNRLIRPFWKVTSEGHSKGYGIVGVLEANFIEPAHDKQDFERSSLFSRLEMKLKQMQMEYWKQHCHLIGHQMDPGFMRKMQKTSDIPLQTQGERLDQTVTGCNNDVPIRRASSGFETGLDQQETCGDGSKSIDQLCDENIQLYMRCEEHRQRENALKTMVADLENKIAETKRKCVEASSRIELLRRQKLIR, encoded by the exons ATGTCTCGGTTCAATGTTGTAAATCTCGATAGTGATGATGAAGGCGGTGATCAACCGGAAGTTCAGAATACCGTTGCCGCCGATGATCGGAAATTAGAGAACCGGAGTTTTTGGAAAGCCGGTTCTTTTGATATCGGTCCAACTAAATGGACTCCCAATCAAG GTGAATTGGAACATGCTCGTGTGCATCCCAAGTTTCTTCACTCCAATGCAACTTCTCACAAATGGGCCTTCGGAG CAATTGCCGAGCTTTTGGATAATGCTGTTGATGAG ATCAATAATGGTGCAACTTTTGTGAAGGTTGACAGAATCTTTAGCAAAAGAGACAATTCTCCCGCTTTAATTTTTCTTG ATGATGGAGGTGGAATGGATCCAGATGGCATTAGAAAGTGCATGAGCTTAGGATACTCAACGAAGAAGACAAACAACACAATTGGGCAAT ATGGTAACGGGTTCAAGACAAGCACTATGCGGTTAGGAGCCGATGTGATTGTTTTCAGTCGTGCATATCATAAAGG CAAAGCAACCCAAAGTGTTGGTCTCCTATCCTATACATTTCTACGAAGAACAGGACAGGATGATGTCATCGTTCCAATG ATTGATTTTGATATCTCAAAGAACTGGGCCGAACCTATATTATATGGCACTCAGGAAGATTGGTCTATTAACTTGAATACAATTCTTGAATGGTCGCCATTTTCCTCAAAAGAGGACCTAATTCAACAG TTCGAAGATATTGGATCACACGGGACAAAGATAATCATATACAACTTATGGCTCAATGATGAAGGCGTCTATGAATTGAACTTTGATGAAGATGAGGAG GATATAAAGTTGAGAGATGAAACTGCCCGTACGGCTAAATTGAACAAGAAAACGGTTGACAAGCAATCACATATTTCGTACCGCCTTCTTCATTCATTAAGG GCATATGCATCTATGTTGTACCTCAGAAAGTTTACAAACTTCAAAATATTTCTTAGGGGGAAACCGATAGAGCAGTTTAGTATGATCGATGATTTGAAGTACCGTCAAGTCGTCACTTACAGGCCACAGGTTTCTTCATTGAACGAG GCTGTTGCTGAAACAACCCTCGGATTCATTAAAGAAGCACCGTCTCTTAGTGTTAACGGATTCAACGTATACCATAAGAACCGTCTTATTCGG CCTTTCTGGAAAGTAACTAGTGAGGGACATTCTAAGGGATATGGAATTGTTG gtGTTCTTGAAGCAAATTTCATCGAACCTGCACACGACAAGCAGGATTTTGAAAGATCATCTTTGTTTTCAAGGCTGGAAATGAAGTTAAAACAGATGCAAATGGAATATTG GAAACAACATTGTCACTTAATTGGGCACCAGATGGATCCTGGTTTCATGCGTAAAATGCAAAAGACTTCTGATATACCACTTCAAACGCAAGGTGAAAGGCTTGATCAAACCGTTACTGGTTGTAACAATGACGTACCCATACGTCGTGCTTCTTCGGGATTTGAAACC GGTCTTGATCAACAAGAGACATGTGGAGATGGTTCAAAGTCTATTGATCAACTATGCGATGAAAACATCCAATTATATATGAG GTGTGAGGAGCATAGGCAAAGGGAGAATGCATTGAAAACTATG GTGGCAGATTTAGAGAATAAGATTGCAGAAACTAAAAGGAAATGCGTTGAAGCTTCTTCACGGATTGAGCTTCTAAGAAGGCAAAAGCTTATAAGATGA